Proteins from one Paraburkholderia acidisoli genomic window:
- a CDS encoding SET domain-containing protein has protein sequence MTRRIAVRRSPVHGRGVYALRPLRAGERILEYKGKILSWRSATRRYNRREEGAHTFLFGLSDGRVIDGGQGGNSSRWFNHACEANCETVEIDGRVFIEARRDIHAGEELFIDYALELPSDACEDTIREYVCRCGTPVCRGTMLGAGESASE, from the coding sequence ATGACCAGACGAATCGCCGTCAGACGCTCGCCGGTGCACGGCCGAGGCGTCTATGCATTGCGCCCGCTTCGCGCAGGCGAACGCATCCTCGAATACAAGGGGAAAATCTTGAGCTGGCGTAGCGCCACACGGCGCTATAACCGGCGCGAGGAAGGCGCGCATACGTTCCTGTTCGGCCTCTCCGACGGCCGCGTGATCGACGGCGGCCAGGGCGGCAATTCCTCGCGCTGGTTCAACCACGCCTGCGAAGCGAATTGCGAAACGGTCGAGATAGACGGTCGCGTATTCATCGAGGCGCGCCGAGACATTCACGCGGGCGAAGAACTCTTTATCGACTACGCACTCGAGTTGCCCAGCGACGCCTGCGAAGACACCATTCGTGAGTATGTTTGCCGATGCGGCACGCCGGTGTGCCGCGGCACCATGCTCGGTGCAGGCGAAAGCGCGAGCGAATAA
- a CDS encoding aldolase gives MFNDSHVATLRSDLALALRAAAHFGLGEGVCNHFSVALPEESGLFLLNPRGLMWSEVHADDIVVVDGAGEVVAGHHEVEPTAMFIHAAIHRIANKTCVLHTHMPYATALTLTIDCGLDTTLSQNAMRYHGRVALDHAYNGLALGPEEGERIAHALAGKDVGFLGNHGVVVCGERVDYAFDDLYYLERACAAQVIALSTGRPLRPVNAELAQRVAEQVQGERLQSTLFFEALRRTLG, from the coding sequence ATGTTCAACGATTCACACGTTGCGACATTGCGGTCCGATCTCGCACTTGCGTTGCGTGCCGCTGCGCATTTCGGTTTGGGTGAGGGCGTTTGCAATCATTTCAGCGTGGCGCTGCCCGAAGAGAGTGGGTTGTTCCTGCTGAATCCGCGCGGACTGATGTGGAGCGAAGTGCATGCCGACGACATCGTCGTGGTGGACGGCGCAGGCGAGGTCGTGGCGGGGCATCATGAAGTCGAGCCCACGGCCATGTTCATACACGCTGCCATTCATCGCATAGCGAACAAGACCTGCGTGCTTCACACACATATGCCGTATGCCACCGCGCTAACGCTCACGATAGACTGCGGGCTCGACACGACGCTGTCACAAAACGCCATGCGCTATCACGGCCGCGTCGCGCTCGATCACGCGTACAACGGGCTCGCGCTCGGTCCCGAAGAAGGCGAACGTATTGCGCATGCGCTCGCGGGAAAAGACGTGGGCTTCCTCGGCAATCACGGCGTGGTGGTGTGCGGCGAGCGCGTGGATTATGCGTTCGACGATCTCTACTATCTGGAGCGCGCGTGCGCCGCCCAGGTGATTGCGCTCTCCACGGGCCGGCCGCTGCGGCCGGTCAACGCGGAACTCGCGCAGCGCGTGGCGGAGCAAGTGCAGGGCGAACGCCTGCAATCGACATTGTTCTTCGAAGCGCTGAGAAGAACGCTCGGCTGA
- a CDS encoding phosphoglycerate mutase family protein, with amino-acid sequence MGPKRILFIRHAEKPATGFGKGVDAAGNPDDDSLAVRGWQRAGALAHFFSSEQDARWGRVRPDAVYAPGLGPGSKSKRPMQTIEPLVALLQETSRVKYVNSYLKDDGAALMADVLAQEGVVLVSWEHKVLTTLFSHVPAAPAVPAIWPEDRYDMTWMLERGAQGWAFSQYPQMLLAGDSSKLIE; translated from the coding sequence ATGGGACCCAAACGTATTCTTTTCATTCGCCATGCGGAAAAGCCGGCTACGGGCTTCGGCAAAGGCGTGGACGCCGCGGGCAATCCCGACGACGACAGTCTCGCCGTGCGTGGCTGGCAACGCGCTGGCGCGCTGGCGCATTTCTTCTCGTCGGAACAGGACGCGCGCTGGGGACGCGTGCGCCCCGACGCGGTCTACGCCCCAGGACTCGGGCCCGGCAGCAAGAGCAAGCGGCCGATGCAGACCATCGAACCACTGGTGGCATTGCTGCAGGAAACGTCGCGCGTGAAGTACGTGAATTCGTATCTCAAGGACGATGGCGCCGCGCTCATGGCCGACGTACTCGCGCAGGAGGGCGTCGTGTTGGTCTCGTGGGAACACAAGGTCCTCACCACGTTGTTCTCGCATGTGCCCGCCGCGCCTGCCGTGCCAGCTATTTGGCCCGAAGATCGCTACGACATGACGTGGATGCTCGAACGCGGCGCGCAGGGCTGGGCGTTCTCCCAGTATCCGCAGATGCTGCTCGCGGGCGACAGCAGTAAGTTAATCGAATGA
- a CDS encoding glycosyltransferase, producing the protein MKIALVSEHASPLVAVGGVDSGGQNVYVAHVARQLQRAGHQVDVFTRRDRALLPPISLNEGVRVVHVPAGPPMQLPKEMVLPHMPAFTEFLVDFCRKETPAYDVVHANFFMSGMAALEVKDALRLPLVMTFHGLGRVRRAHQGVNDGFADERIAIEDRLVRRADCLVAESPADEADLIEQYHADPSRIALVAAGFDPDLFFPGDRAEARTRLGWPRDEFAVLQAARLVPRKGIDDLVRAVGILQARHGVKAHLYLAGGDAETPNEIATPEIGRLRGVAHRCGIEERVTFVGRRNPVQLRELYRAANVFATTPWYEAFGMTTVEAMACATPVIGSDTGGLRHTVRHGETGWLVPPRDATAIAERLLQLHADPQRARAMGEAGRVRAQTYFTWRRIGLELEDLYARVAKLGGLRRAGAADNSHDGAMRAFG; encoded by the coding sequence ATGAAAATCGCCCTGGTCAGTGAACACGCCTCGCCCCTCGTCGCGGTGGGAGGCGTGGATTCCGGCGGGCAAAACGTTTATGTCGCGCACGTGGCGCGTCAACTCCAACGCGCCGGCCATCAAGTCGACGTGTTCACGCGTCGCGATCGCGCGCTGTTGCCGCCCATTTCGCTTAATGAAGGCGTGCGTGTCGTACATGTGCCCGCGGGTCCGCCCATGCAATTGCCGAAGGAAATGGTGTTGCCGCATATGCCGGCCTTCACCGAGTTTCTCGTTGATTTCTGCCGCAAGGAAACACCGGCCTATGACGTGGTTCACGCGAACTTCTTCATGTCGGGGATGGCCGCGCTCGAAGTCAAGGACGCACTGCGCCTACCGCTGGTAATGACGTTTCATGGGCTCGGCCGGGTGCGCCGCGCTCATCAAGGCGTGAACGATGGTTTTGCCGATGAACGAATCGCGATCGAAGATCGGCTCGTGCGTCGCGCCGATTGCCTCGTCGCCGAAAGCCCTGCGGACGAGGCCGATCTCATCGAGCAGTACCACGCCGACCCGTCACGCATCGCGCTCGTGGCGGCCGGCTTCGACCCCGACCTGTTCTTTCCCGGCGACCGCGCCGAAGCTCGTACACGCCTCGGCTGGCCGCGCGACGAATTTGCCGTGCTTCAGGCAGCGCGACTCGTCCCGCGCAAAGGCATCGACGACCTCGTGCGCGCGGTGGGCATCCTGCAGGCGCGGCATGGCGTGAAAGCGCACCTCTATCTCGCGGGCGGCGACGCCGAAACGCCCAACGAAATTGCCACGCCCGAGATCGGGCGCTTGCGCGGCGTGGCGCATCGTTGCGGCATCGAGGAACGCGTGACCTTCGTTGGCCGCCGCAATCCCGTGCAATTGCGCGAGCTCTATCGCGCCGCCAACGTGTTCGCGACCACGCCGTGGTACGAAGCATTCGGCATGACGACCGTCGAGGCGATGGCCTGCGCCACGCCCGTGATCGGCTCGGACACCGGCGGCCTTCGCCATACGGTACGGCATGGCGAAACCGGCTGGCTCGTGCCGCCGCGCGACGCCACGGCCATCGCGGAACGCTTGCTTCAGCTTCACGCCGATCCGCAACGCGCTCGTGCAATGGGCGAGGCGGGCCGCGTGCGCGCGCAAACCTATTTCACGTGGCGCCGCATCGGGCTCGAACTCGAAGACCTGTATGCGCGCGTCGCGAAGCTCGGCGGTTTGCGACGCGCAGGCGCGGCCGATAACTCGCACGACGGCGCCATGCGCGCATTCGGCTAA
- a CDS encoding D-glycero-alpha-D-manno-heptose-1,7-bisphosphate 7-phosphatase — MLMRSARAQWPAVFLDINGALIHDSWHRDNHADPARMRLAPGAAEALERLAQAPLRLVIVSHQRDVSLDKMETQLQRLFARCGARLHAAYWCPHDSHDLHDPRGALATYAGACTCRKPQPGMLLRAQREHDIDLSQSWLIGEHANDIEAGNRAGCRSILTDGGNEAAWHSEPARLPYAIVTNLHDAAQMIVERHAYEHAEPAPEVTGTHFA, encoded by the coding sequence ATGCTGATGCGATCCGCACGGGCACAGTGGCCCGCTGTCTTTCTCGACATTAACGGCGCGTTGATTCACGACTCGTGGCATCGCGACAATCACGCCGACCCCGCTCGCATGCGCCTGGCGCCGGGCGCGGCGGAAGCGCTCGAACGGCTCGCGCAAGCGCCGCTACGGCTCGTTATTGTGAGCCATCAGCGCGACGTTTCGCTCGACAAAATGGAAACCCAGTTGCAACGTCTGTTCGCGCGCTGCGGTGCGAGGCTGCACGCCGCGTACTGGTGCCCGCACGATTCGCACGATTTGCACGATCCGCGTGGCGCGCTCGCCACCTACGCGGGCGCCTGTACGTGCCGCAAACCGCAGCCGGGCATGTTGTTGCGCGCGCAACGAGAGCACGATATCGACCTGTCGCAGAGCTGGCTCATCGGCGAACACGCGAACGATATCGAAGCGGGCAATCGCGCGGGTTGCCGCTCGATACTCACCGACGGCGGCAACGAAGCGGCATGGCACAGCGAGCCCGCGCGCTTGCCGTATGCGATCGTGACGAATCTGCACGACGCCGCGCAGATGATCGTCGAACGCCATGCCTACGAGCATGCGGAGCCCGCGCCGGAAGTGACAGGAACGCACTTTGCGTGA
- a CDS encoding DNA topoisomerase IB has translation MDRDFDLSEEHATTAGDFVRARSTPRRPPKRAARHAAHKPASPAVHRSSDSEPGYRRQRTPEGFDYLNVRGKLIKDARIIARILSIVIPPAWEDVWICTDPLGHLQATGRDARGRKQYRYHPSWREQRESEKFAKIAQFARALPRVRAAVERDLALEGLPREKVIAAIVRLLDRSLARIGGAEYARDNATYGLTTLCKRHVRLDDESAMLRFKGKHGIKHEISVDDALVLAVVRECRQLPGRELFACVVDAESRRIDADDVNDYLQENGGCGITAKDFRTWGASVAALALLYDLDPPRSDRAARRTLAQTIRQVALLLRNTPAVCRRSYVHPWVVEAWQTATLGNKRFRASNAPLAPAERAFALLLKTRTACGAKRTQRIA, from the coding sequence ATGGACCGCGATTTCGACCTTTCGGAAGAGCACGCCACCACGGCGGGGGATTTCGTCCGCGCGCGCTCCACGCCGCGCCGCCCGCCGAAGCGCGCGGCACGTCACGCGGCACACAAGCCGGCGTCGCCCGCTGTGCATCGCAGTTCGGACAGCGAGCCCGGTTATCGCCGCCAGCGCACGCCAGAGGGCTTCGACTACCTCAACGTGCGCGGCAAGCTCATCAAGGACGCGCGCATCATCGCGCGCATTCTCTCCATCGTGATTCCGCCCGCCTGGGAGGACGTCTGGATCTGCACCGATCCGCTCGGTCACTTGCAGGCAACGGGGCGCGATGCGCGCGGCCGCAAGCAGTATCGCTATCACCCTTCGTGGCGTGAGCAGCGGGAGAGCGAGAAGTTCGCGAAGATCGCGCAATTCGCGCGGGCGTTGCCGCGCGTGCGCGCTGCCGTCGAACGCGATCTCGCCCTCGAAGGCCTGCCGCGCGAGAAAGTCATTGCCGCGATCGTGCGCCTGCTCGATCGCTCGCTCGCAAGAATCGGCGGCGCCGAATATGCGCGCGACAACGCCACCTACGGTTTGACCACATTGTGCAAGCGTCACGTGCGACTCGACGACGAAAGCGCCATGCTGCGCTTCAAGGGCAAGCACGGCATCAAGCACGAGATTTCCGTCGACGATGCCCTCGTGCTCGCCGTCGTGCGCGAATGCCGCCAGCTGCCCGGCCGCGAGTTATTCGCTTGCGTGGTGGATGCCGAATCGCGCAGGATCGACGCCGACGACGTGAACGACTATCTACAGGAAAACGGCGGCTGCGGCATCACGGCGAAGGACTTTCGCACGTGGGGCGCGAGCGTGGCGGCACTGGCGCTACTCTACGATCTGGATCCGCCGCGCAGCGACCGTGCGGCGCGCCGAACGCTCGCGCAAACCATTCGTCAGGTCGCGTTGTTGCTGCGCAATACCCCGGCCGTGTGCCGCCGCAGCTATGTGCATCCATGGGTTGTGGAAGCCTGGCAAACCGCCACCTTGGGCAACAAGCGCTTTCGCGCGAGCAACGCACCGCTCGCGCCGGCAGAGCGTGCTTTCGCGCTGCTGCTGAAAACGCGCACGGCATGCGGTGCGAAACGCACACAACGCATAGCGTAA
- a CDS encoding cation:proton antiporter: MMEEAVWFVLVGVLLIFMAVASGLITRLPLTGAMIYLAVGVVVGPACLGLVRVDLAGHAWPLSVIAEAGLVISLFSVGMHLRVRLRDRLWHLPLRLGVLAMALTATLMAVFAWAIGEPPGVALFLAAALSPTDPVLANELRVREAGDDEPVRFALSGEGGLNDGAALPFALVGLALCGAQVGRVQSAGALLVSLLWGMAGALLIGTVLAVLCVRVIFNLRTRYGETVGLDGFIALGLMSVTYGAAELAHAYAFVAVFAAGVALRHEELRATGDRRPAEALENVHLSEHAEVAKDPRRAHAWLAESMTGFTLEIERLAEFSLLLLIGCMVSAHWQDMLQWRPLLYACVLIFIARPVAVFAAMAGSTANGQQRRLMAWVGIRGVGTFYYAVWGIDQAGDVLRAVLPVALDAIVLSVILHGATAGYAMSHYFQRKDTVNTG, from the coding sequence ATGATGGAAGAGGCCGTGTGGTTCGTGCTTGTCGGCGTGCTGCTGATTTTCATGGCGGTGGCAAGCGGACTGATCACGCGTTTGCCGTTGACCGGCGCGATGATTTATCTCGCCGTGGGCGTGGTCGTCGGGCCCGCCTGCCTCGGGCTCGTGCGTGTCGATCTCGCGGGACACGCGTGGCCGCTTTCGGTCATCGCCGAAGCGGGCCTCGTGATCTCGCTCTTTTCGGTGGGCATGCATTTGCGCGTGCGTTTGCGCGATCGCCTCTGGCATTTGCCGCTGCGGCTCGGCGTACTCGCCATGGCGCTCACCGCCACGCTCATGGCCGTGTTCGCATGGGCAATTGGCGAGCCGCCCGGCGTGGCGCTGTTCCTCGCCGCCGCGCTTTCGCCCACGGACCCGGTGCTCGCGAACGAACTGCGCGTGCGCGAAGCGGGCGACGACGAACCGGTGCGCTTCGCGTTGTCGGGCGAAGGCGGTCTCAACGACGGCGCGGCGCTGCCATTCGCGCTCGTGGGACTTGCGCTATGCGGTGCGCAGGTCGGCAGAGTGCAAAGCGCAGGCGCGTTGCTGGTGTCGCTGTTGTGGGGCATGGCGGGCGCATTGTTGATCGGCACCGTGCTCGCCGTTCTGTGCGTGCGCGTGATTTTCAATTTGCGCACCCGCTACGGTGAAACGGTGGGTCTGGACGGCTTTATCGCGCTCGGGCTGATGTCGGTGACTTACGGCGCTGCGGAACTGGCACACGCCTATGCCTTCGTTGCGGTGTTCGCAGCGGGCGTTGCGTTGCGCCACGAAGAATTGCGTGCAACCGGCGACCGCCGTCCCGCCGAAGCGCTCGAAAACGTGCATTTGAGCGAGCACGCGGAAGTTGCCAAAGATCCGCGGCGCGCGCACGCGTGGCTCGCCGAAAGCATGACGGGCTTCACGCTCGAAATCGAGCGGCTCGCCGAGTTTTCCTTGCTGTTGCTGATCGGCTGCATGGTCTCGGCGCATTGGCAGGACATGCTGCAGTGGCGGCCGCTGCTCTATGCGTGCGTTCTCATTTTCATCGCCCGCCCCGTTGCGGTATTCGCGGCGATGGCGGGCTCGACGGCAAACGGCCAGCAGCGCAGATTGATGGCATGGGTCGGCATACGCGGCGTCGGCACGTTTTATTACGCGGTATGGGGTATCGATCAAGCGGGCGACGTCCTGCGTGCGGTGCTTCCCGTGGCGCTCGACGCGATCGTATTGTCGGTGATACTGCATGGCGCGACGGCGGGTTACGCGATGAGCCACTATTTTCAGCGTAAGGACACCGTCAATACCGGTTGA
- a CDS encoding DUF4148 domain-containing protein gives MKSIKHLAAVTALIATPLVAFAQTEMPMNNTSDSLSRAQVKQDQMQVEQQGYNPSVGDQASYPRQAQRAEARVGATQVQQAESGGYGGVMPGTSASGAPDMPAQPAHTANAPGVKPVYFGQ, from the coding sequence ATGAAGTCGATCAAACACCTTGCCGCAGTGACCGCGCTCATCGCCACGCCGCTGGTTGCGTTCGCACAGACCGAGATGCCGATGAACAACACCAGCGACTCGCTCTCGCGTGCGCAGGTCAAGCAGGATCAGATGCAAGTGGAACAACAGGGCTATAACCCGTCTGTGGGCGATCAGGCGTCGTATCCGCGCCAGGCGCAACGAGCCGAAGCGCGCGTGGGCGCCACGCAGGTGCAGCAGGCTGAAAGCGGCGGTTATGGCGGCGTGATGCCGGGCACCTCGGCCTCGGGCGCGCCGGACATGCCGGCCCAACCCGCCCACACGGCGAACGCGCCGGGTGTGAAGCCCGTGTATTTCGGTCAGTGA
- a CDS encoding DUF4148 domain-containing protein, translating to MKLLPLNAIALVALSAAFPVFAAPSLTPADCNAYPFTRAAGEVTHAQLEHELGELEQRGYRAGADASVYPADLKAAEQQLNADYRADCKRPAARS from the coding sequence ATGAAACTGCTGCCGTTGAACGCCATTGCGCTCGTCGCCTTGAGCGCCGCATTCCCCGTCTTCGCCGCTCCGAGCCTGACACCGGCGGATTGCAATGCTTACCCGTTTACGCGGGCTGCGGGCGAAGTCACCCATGCGCAGCTCGAACACGAACTCGGCGAACTTGAACAGCGTGGCTATCGCGCTGGTGCGGATGCCAGTGTCTATCCCGCGGATCTGAAGGCGGCGGAGCAGCAACTCAACGCCGATTACCGGGCCGACTGCAAACGTCCCGCAGCGCGGAGTTGA
- a CDS encoding membrane-bound PQQ-dependent dehydrogenase, glucose/quinate/shikimate family: protein MSEQSKVKPLPTGARIGLALAGLIGLLLGLYFVIGGGMLIARGGSVYYLLLGLALSATGIQLARRRSSACAIYLVLLIATAVWAVWESGFDFWPLNARIFIFSMIGMLLAPVYPALRAHEGRTPARGAAWTVALVLLACNAAFVWGMFVPHGKFGTETAPPVASNAGTGDWTAYGHSAGGDRFAGYTQITRDNVKNLQVAWTYHTGDVPLSPDGGGSEDQETPLQVGKTLFLCSPHNTVIAVDAATGTEKWRHAFPTKTTVWVRCRGLAYFDSTQPLVQPSVAGSTPVTPLAASGDPTACRKRIYMNTIDAKLVALDAETGKLCDDFGTHGIVDLKAGLGNAKSPLYQLTSPPTVAGTTVVVGGRVADNVSLDMPGGVIRGFDVMTGKMKWAFDPGNPDDHAAPQTGKTFTRSTPNVWAPMTYDATSNIVYMPVGNAAIDLWGVKRTKLDENYGGSILALDATTGAEKWHFQTVHHDLWDYDVPMQPTLIDFPLDGKRVPALIVGTKMGQLFVLDRLTGKPLTQVVEHPVKPATIPNEPYAKTQPLSVGMPQIGAEVLKESDMWGATPIDQLMCRVTFRGLRYDGLFTAPDTDRSLSFPGSLGGMNWGGLSYDPNTDMIYANDMRLGLWVHLVKEKQHSGTSDGNEAVNAGMGAVPLGGTPYSVTKDRFFSPLGIPCQKPPFGSLTAISSKTRSVAWQVPLGTVQDTRLYGMQMHMPTPIGMPTIGGSMTTASGLVFFAATQDYYLRAFDSSTGKEVWKARLPVGSQGTPVSYVVNGKQYIVISAGGARQSPDRGDDVIAYALPDSK, encoded by the coding sequence ATGTCAGAGCAATCCAAAGTGAAACCGCTGCCCACCGGGGCGCGGATCGGGCTGGCGCTCGCCGGGCTGATCGGCCTTCTGCTGGGCCTTTATTTCGTCATTGGCGGCGGCATGTTGATCGCGCGCGGCGGCAGCGTGTACTACCTGCTGCTGGGCCTCGCGCTGAGCGCCACGGGCATTCAGCTCGCGCGCCGCCGTTCGAGCGCCTGCGCGATCTACCTCGTGCTGCTGATCGCCACCGCCGTGTGGGCCGTGTGGGAAAGCGGTTTCGACTTCTGGCCGCTCAACGCGCGCATCTTCATTTTCTCGATGATCGGCATGCTGCTCGCGCCGGTCTATCCGGCGCTGCGCGCGCACGAAGGCAGGACGCCCGCACGCGGCGCGGCGTGGACCGTCGCGCTCGTGCTGCTCGCGTGCAACGCCGCGTTCGTGTGGGGCATGTTCGTGCCGCACGGCAAGTTCGGCACCGAAACCGCGCCGCCCGTAGCCAGCAATGCCGGGACGGGCGACTGGACCGCCTATGGACACTCGGCCGGCGGCGACCGCTTCGCGGGCTACACGCAAATCACGCGCGACAACGTGAAGAACCTGCAGGTCGCGTGGACCTATCACACCGGCGACGTACCGCTCAGCCCCGACGGCGGCGGCTCGGAAGATCAGGAAACGCCGCTGCAGGTCGGCAAGACGCTGTTCTTGTGCTCGCCGCATAACACGGTGATCGCCGTGGATGCGGCCACCGGCACGGAAAAGTGGCGTCACGCGTTCCCCACGAAAACCACCGTGTGGGTGCGTTGCCGCGGCCTCGCCTACTTCGACAGCACGCAGCCGCTCGTGCAGCCCAGCGTGGCGGGTTCGACGCCGGTCACGCCGCTCGCCGCGTCGGGCGACCCCACCGCGTGCCGCAAGCGCATCTACATGAACACGATCGACGCGAAGCTCGTCGCGCTCGACGCCGAAACCGGCAAGCTCTGCGACGACTTCGGCACGCACGGCATCGTCGACCTGAAAGCCGGCCTCGGCAATGCGAAGAGCCCGCTCTATCAGCTCACGTCGCCACCTACGGTTGCGGGCACAACGGTCGTGGTGGGCGGCCGGGTGGCCGACAACGTCTCGCTCGACATGCCGGGCGGCGTGATTCGCGGCTTTGACGTGATGACGGGCAAGATGAAGTGGGCATTCGATCCGGGCAATCCCGACGATCATGCCGCGCCGCAAACCGGCAAGACCTTCACGCGTTCCACGCCGAACGTGTGGGCGCCCATGACCTACGACGCCACCTCGAACATCGTCTACATGCCGGTGGGCAACGCGGCGATCGACCTGTGGGGCGTCAAGCGCACGAAGCTCGACGAGAATTACGGCGGCTCGATTCTCGCGCTCGACGCGACCACGGGCGCCGAAAAGTGGCACTTCCAGACGGTCCATCACGACCTCTGGGACTACGACGTGCCGATGCAACCCACGCTCATCGACTTCCCGCTCGACGGCAAGCGCGTGCCCGCGCTCATCGTCGGCACCAAGATGGGTCAGCTGTTCGTGCTCGACCGCCTGACGGGCAAGCCGCTCACGCAAGTGGTCGAACATCCCGTGAAGCCCGCGACCATCCCGAACGAGCCGTATGCGAAAACGCAGCCGCTCTCGGTGGGCATGCCGCAGATCGGCGCGGAAGTGCTCAAGGAGTCGGACATGTGGGGCGCCACGCCGATCGATCAGCTCATGTGCCGCGTCACGTTCCGCGGCCTGCGCTACGACGGCCTGTTCACCGCGCCGGATACCGACCGGTCGCTGAGTTTCCCCGGCTCGCTCGGCGGCATGAACTGGGGCGGCCTCTCGTACGATCCGAACACGGATATGATCTACGCGAACGACATGCGTCTCGGCTTGTGGGTGCATCTCGTGAAGGAAAAGCAGCACAGCGGCACGTCGGACGGCAACGAGGCCGTGAATGCGGGCATGGGCGCGGTGCCGCTCGGCGGCACGCCTTACTCGGTCACGAAGGATCGCTTCTTCTCGCCGCTCGGCATTCCGTGCCAGAAGCCGCCGTTCGGCAGCCTCACGGCCATCAGCTCGAAAACGCGTAGCGTGGCATGGCAAGTCCCGCTCGGCACCGTGCAGGACACGCGCCTCTACGGCATGCAGATGCATATGCCCACGCCTATCGGCATGCCGACCATTGGCGGCTCGATGACAACGGCCAGCGGCCTCGTGTTCTTCGCCGCCACGCAGGACTACTACCTGCGCGCGTTCGACAGCTCCACGGGCAAGGAAGTGTGGAAGGCGCGCTTGCCCGTGGGCAGCCAGGGCACGCCGGTGAGTTACGTGGTGAACGGCAAGCAGTACATCGTGATTTCCGCGGGCGGCGCGCGCCAGTCGCCCGATCGCGGCGACGACGTGATCGCGTATGCATTGCCCGACTCGAAGTAA
- a CDS encoding porin, producing the protein MIPSLSALISLRDRVPSRHALIGAIGFSLAACVPLAHAQSSVTLYGAIDTSIEVTNPGSGYVARMDSGAYRGSRIGLRGAEDLGGGVKLLFDLENGFGSANGAYAVANTLFNRQAWIGVGTPYGIVRVGRQYSPIYIPFKGQLDAFGAGTIASGLDNLSKITPYESNAITWISPEIKGFSATVMTSLRDASDDDGNGLAGHIETVSWRGGPVRVSYAHQQTHGSGALRANLGGVSYDFGPLTAFLSYFNGDGGTPRYHNDGVAVSARYALTSRLRASLGYTFLRDQSGGGNDADQFSAACEYDLSKRVLLYASAGWLRNRGEAQFTLKGVNVTGLAPAWPGAAVRGVQFGMIDRF; encoded by the coding sequence ATGATTCCATCGCTATCCGCGCTTATTTCGTTGCGCGATCGCGTGCCGTCGCGGCATGCCTTGATCGGCGCAATTGGCTTTTCACTGGCCGCGTGCGTGCCGCTCGCCCATGCGCAAAGCAGCGTCACGCTTTACGGTGCGATCGACACCAGCATTGAAGTGACCAACCCCGGTTCCGGCTACGTCGCGCGTATGGATTCCGGCGCGTATCGCGGCTCGCGCATCGGCCTGCGCGGCGCCGAAGATCTCGGCGGCGGCGTGAAGCTACTCTTCGATCTGGAGAACGGTTTTGGTTCCGCGAATGGCGCGTATGCCGTCGCCAATACGCTCTTCAACCGGCAGGCGTGGATCGGCGTGGGCACGCCTTATGGCATCGTGCGCGTGGGGCGGCAATATTCGCCCATCTATATTCCATTCAAGGGACAACTCGACGCGTTCGGCGCGGGCACGATCGCGTCGGGTCTCGACAATCTCTCGAAGATCACGCCCTACGAGAGCAACGCGATCACATGGATCTCGCCCGAAATCAAGGGCTTCTCGGCAACCGTCATGACTTCGTTGCGCGATGCGAGCGACGACGACGGCAACGGGCTCGCGGGCCATATCGAAACGGTGTCGTGGCGCGGCGGTCCCGTGCGCGTCTCCTACGCGCATCAGCAAACGCATGGCAGCGGCGCGTTGCGCGCGAATCTCGGCGGCGTCTCGTACGACTTCGGGCCGCTCACGGCCTTTCTGTCGTACTTCAACGGCGACGGCGGCACGCCCCGCTATCACAACGACGGCGTGGCGGTTTCCGCACGCTACGCGCTGACTTCGCGCCTGCGCGCCTCGCTCGGCTACACCTTCCTGCGCGACCAGTCCGGCGGCGGCAACGATGCGGACCAATTCAGCGCCGCCTGCGAGTACGACCTCTCGAAGCGCGTGCTGCTCTACGCGAGCGCCGGTTGGCTGCGTAATCGCGGCGAGGCGCAATTCACGCTCAAAGGCGTGAACGTGACCGGACTTGCGCCAGCGTGGCCCGGCGCGGCCGTGCGCGGCGTGCAGTTCGGGATGATCGATCGGTTCTAG
- the frmR gene encoding formaldehyde-responsive transcriptional repressor FrmR: MPHTVEEKKRVLARVRRVRGQIDALERALEEGAECGPILQQIAAVRGAVNGLMAGVLESHLREEFTQMTRSNAAQEKSIDEVVSLVRSYLR; encoded by the coding sequence ATGCCCCATACCGTCGAAGAGAAAAAACGCGTGCTGGCTCGCGTGCGCCGCGTGCGCGGCCAGATCGACGCGCTCGAACGCGCCCTTGAAGAAGGCGCGGAATGCGGCCCGATTCTCCAGCAGATCGCCGCGGTGCGCGGCGCCGTCAACGGCCTGATGGCAGGCGTGCTGGAAAGTCATCTGCGCGAGGAATTCACGCAAATGACCCGGTCGAACGCGGCGCAGGAAAAGTCCATCGACGAAGTCGTTTCTCTCGTGCGTTCGTATCTGCGCTGA